A window of the Mesotoga prima MesG1.Ag.4.2 genome harbors these coding sequences:
- the der gene encoding ribosome biogenesis GTPase Der produces MATVLIIGRPNVGKSTLFNRLVGGRRAIVDDLPGVTRDFTVGRVNWQQRTFQLVDTCGLFENPENIVEEKMKEVTLELLSEGDLILFVVDGRFGLTSADQVLADYLRKQRIEVIFVANKVENPESFYSNMGNEIFSLGFGDPIKISAAHGLNIDLLLDEIFERLETLGHSVHLESNDESELKIAIVGKPNAGKSSIFNWIVGSPRSLVTEVSGTTRDTVDETVEVDGIPITFIDTAGIRKKSKVKVMNVEYYSVMRAIDALERSDIMVMVIDSADGVGNQDQRIAGLAEKNGKATIAVFNKCDLVDERRRKALLRTFKQDLYFIDYSPVIFTSTLTGEGMDELIDSIKLVSKKIDLRLPTGLLNTILQRYSEGTPAPGKGKKRGKIYYGSQIASRPPIIMLNVNDPSLFSEPYLRGIRNTIRLNFDPFEGTPIFLKLRRKR; encoded by the coding sequence GTGGCTACCGTCCTGATAATTGGACGACCAAATGTTGGAAAGTCAACTCTCTTCAATAGGCTTGTTGGTGGTAGAAGGGCCATAGTTGATGATCTTCCCGGTGTGACGCGTGATTTCACAGTGGGTAGAGTCAACTGGCAGCAGCGAACATTTCAGCTTGTCGATACCTGTGGCCTTTTCGAAAATCCCGAGAATATAGTTGAAGAAAAGATGAAAGAGGTCACCCTCGAACTACTGAGCGAGGGTGACCTTATTCTGTTCGTCGTTGATGGAAGATTTGGCCTCACTAGTGCTGATCAAGTGCTAGCGGACTACTTGAGAAAGCAGAGAATTGAAGTAATCTTCGTTGCAAATAAGGTGGAGAATCCAGAGTCTTTCTATTCAAATATGGGAAACGAGATCTTTTCACTTGGTTTCGGAGATCCGATCAAGATTTCTGCCGCTCACGGCCTCAATATCGATTTACTTCTCGACGAGATTTTTGAGAGGTTGGAAACATTGGGCCACTCTGTCCATTTAGAAAGCAATGACGAATCTGAGCTCAAGATTGCGATTGTTGGGAAGCCCAACGCTGGAAAATCCTCGATCTTCAACTGGATTGTCGGAAGCCCAAGAAGTCTAGTTACTGAAGTATCCGGCACAACTCGTGATACTGTTGACGAGACGGTGGAGGTTGATGGCATTCCAATCACATTTATAGACACCGCAGGAATTAGGAAGAAGTCCAAAGTAAAAGTTATGAACGTAGAGTACTACAGTGTCATGAGGGCTATTGATGCACTCGAGAGATCGGATATCATGGTGATGGTGATCGATTCGGCGGACGGGGTTGGAAATCAGGATCAGCGAATCGCTGGCCTGGCAGAAAAGAATGGGAAGGCGACAATTGCGGTTTTCAACAAGTGTGATCTTGTAGATGAAAGAAGAAGAAAGGCACTACTAAGAACCTTCAAGCAGGATCTTTATTTCATAGATTACAGCCCGGTGATCTTTACCTCTACACTGACCGGCGAAGGAATGGACGAGCTAATCGACAGCATAAAGCTGGTAAGCAAGAAGATCGACCTGAGATTGCCGACTGGACTTCTTAACACCATTCTTCAAAGATACTCTGAAGGGACCCCTGCCCCAGGTAAGGGGAAAAAACGGGGCAAGATTTATTATGGATCGCAGATCGCCAGTAGACCCCCAATAATCATGCTAAATGTGAACGATCCTTCACTTTTCAGCGAACCTTATCTGCGAGGCATAAGGAATACGATTCGTTTGAATTTCGATCCATTCGAAGGGACTCCGATCTTCTTGAAACTCAGGAGGAAGAGATGA
- the plsY gene encoding glycerol-3-phosphate 1-O-acyltransferase PlsY, with protein sequence MRYLLFALVGYVMGSIPFSFIVPLVKGVNITKVGSGNVGGTNVLRSMGGYAGAVAMILDGVKAFLPVLIARAVFGVSLPEGMMIGFFAAVGHSYSIFLKFRGGKAVACTVGTLSGTLPWYVAVFFGIWIPIVLVTQYVSLGSLLALAILSGILFLTEGYAVGLWMLAFFGLSLFRHRKNVLALFRGEERKTDLIAAFKRKRNEMKNR encoded by the coding sequence ATGAGGTATCTTCTATTTGCCTTGGTCGGATATGTCATGGGCTCTATTCCATTCAGTTTCATTGTTCCACTTGTCAAAGGTGTGAACATCACAAAGGTTGGAAGCGGAAACGTAGGTGGAACGAATGTACTAAGGAGCATGGGCGGGTATGCCGGGGCCGTCGCAATGATTCTCGATGGAGTGAAGGCTTTTCTTCCCGTACTGATAGCTCGGGCGGTCTTTGGAGTCTCTCTGCCAGAAGGAATGATGATAGGTTTCTTCGCAGCAGTTGGTCACAGCTACTCGATATTTCTGAAGTTTAGAGGCGGTAAGGCTGTGGCCTGTACCGTGGGAACGCTTTCCGGAACCCTTCCGTGGTACGTGGCAGTCTTTTTTGGCATCTGGATTCCCATTGTTCTCGTTACCCAATACGTTTCTCTCGGATCACTCTTGGCTCTGGCTATCCTCTCCGGAATACTCTTTCTCACAGAGGGGTATGCGGTTGGCCTATGGATGCTGGCCTTCTTCGGACTCTCACTCTTCAGACACAGAAAAAACGTTCTGGCCCTCTTTAGAGGTGAGGAAAGAAAAACCGATCTCATCGCTGCCTTCAAGCGGAAACGCAACGAAATGAAAAATCGTTAG
- a CDS encoding F0F1 ATP synthase subunit epsilon: MSEVALKIRIITPYGIEWEGDADFISFRSTEGEIGYLPERAPALMELTVDVMKVRSGSNTLQFAVHGGYVLQEREGLTIVTDAAETPEEISVERAKQRLKRAEELLQVSKSRRERARNEAKLQRHMLRIKIGSRG, from the coding sequence ATGAGTGAAGTGGCCTTAAAAATCAGAATTATAACTCCCTACGGAATAGAATGGGAGGGCGATGCAGATTTTATCTCGTTCCGGTCGACAGAAGGTGAGATAGGTTATCTGCCCGAAAGGGCCCCTGCATTGATGGAACTGACCGTTGATGTAATGAAAGTACGGTCCGGCTCTAACACTCTTCAGTTTGCCGTTCACGGTGGCTATGTCCTTCAGGAAAGAGAAGGACTTACAATTGTGACAGATGCTGCGGAAACTCCGGAAGAAATCAGTGTTGAGCGTGCGAAGCAGCGACTGAAAAGGGCAGAGGAGTTGCTCCAGGTAAGCAAGTCAAGGCGCGAACGCGCCCGAAACGAGGCCAAACTTCAGAGGCACATGTTGAGAATCAAGATTGGTTCGAGGGGATAA
- the atpD gene encoding F0F1 ATP synthase subunit beta, with translation MGKVIAITGPVVDISFEGAMLPDILNALKVKNEFLNKEIVLEVAQLIGDNSVRAIAMDSTDGLVRGQEVIDTGSQVTVPVGEEILGRMFNLLGEPIDEKGEVKFSDHWEIHRAAPSVTDQQTEVEILETGIKVIDLLAPFSKGGKIGFSGGAGVGKTVLVMELIRNFAIEQKGLSVFAGVGERTREGNDLWLDMQEAGVIENTALVFGQMNEPPGARFRVGLSAITMAEYFRDVQKKDVLVFIDNIFRFVQAGSEVSALLGRMPSAVGYQPTLATEMGNLQERITSTRSGSITSVQAIYVPADDFTDPAPATTFSHLDATVNLSRSIAEQGLYPAVDPLDSTSKNLDPVVVGQEHYQVARRVQEVLQRYKDLQDIIAILGMEELSEEDQLTVQRARKIQRFLTQPFFVAEKFSNMEGKYVPISETIRGFKEILEGKHDSLPEQAFMMVGTIDEAKEKAKNLTKDE, from the coding sequence ATTGGCAAGGTCATTGCAATAACCGGACCTGTCGTGGACATATCGTTCGAGGGAGCAATGCTACCCGACATTCTTAATGCTCTGAAAGTGAAGAACGAATTCTTAAATAAAGAGATAGTCCTTGAAGTTGCCCAGTTGATAGGTGACAACAGCGTAAGGGCGATAGCAATGGACAGCACCGATGGATTGGTAAGGGGGCAGGAAGTCATTGATACGGGAAGCCAGGTGACGGTTCCTGTGGGAGAAGAGATTCTTGGTAGAATGTTCAATCTACTCGGTGAACCGATAGATGAGAAGGGTGAGGTGAAGTTTTCCGATCACTGGGAAATACACAGAGCGGCTCCGTCGGTCACCGATCAGCAGACTGAAGTCGAGATACTTGAAACGGGAATAAAGGTCATCGATCTTCTCGCACCCTTCAGCAAAGGTGGGAAGATTGGCTTCTCGGGAGGAGCGGGAGTCGGAAAAACCGTCCTCGTCATGGAACTCATAAGAAACTTCGCGATCGAGCAGAAGGGTCTATCGGTCTTTGCGGGAGTCGGTGAGAGAACGAGAGAGGGAAACGACTTGTGGCTGGATATGCAGGAGGCCGGCGTTATCGAGAACACCGCTCTTGTCTTCGGGCAGATGAATGAACCACCCGGAGCGAGATTCAGGGTAGGTCTCTCCGCCATAACGATGGCAGAGTATTTCAGAGATGTACAGAAGAAGGACGTACTTGTATTCATAGACAATATTTTCCGATTCGTTCAGGCCGGTTCTGAAGTCTCGGCACTTCTCGGAAGAATGCCGTCCGCCGTCGGTTACCAGCCGACACTCGCGACAGAAATGGGAAACCTTCAGGAGAGAATTACCTCGACAAGATCGGGTTCTATCACTTCGGTTCAGGCAATTTACGTTCCGGCCGATGATTTCACGGATCCGGCGCCAGCCACTACATTCAGTCATCTCGACGCCACGGTAAACCTTTCTCGTTCGATAGCCGAACAGGGGCTTTATCCAGCCGTCGATCCGCTCGACTCCACCTCAAAAAATCTCGATCCAGTCGTTGTAGGTCAAGAACATTATCAGGTCGCAAGAAGGGTCCAGGAGGTTCTTCAGAGATATAAGGACCTTCAAGACATTATAGCGATTCTAGGAATGGAAGAACTCTCCGAGGAAGACCAGCTTACTGTCCAAAGAGCGAGAAAGATCCAGAGATTCCTGACCCAGCCATTCTTTGTTGCTGAAAAATTTAGTAACATGGAGGGTAAATACGTTCCCATCTCCGAAACAATCAGGGGCTTCAAAGAGATTCTAGAAGGCAAACACGATTCCCTGCCTGAACAGGCATTCATGATGGTTGGGACTATCGACGAGGCAAAAGAAAAGGCAAAGAATCTTACGAAGGATGAGTGA
- the atpG gene encoding ATP synthase F1 subunit gamma, whose protein sequence is MSKGKLRAIKKRIESTNSTMQITRAMEMVARAKINKIQKGLKFVRLYERAMERALIRAYFGDTSHPKIEGEGEILLVISSDMGLAGAFNAEIMKAAEREITNSDIRHIVTVGIKAESFFKKGDIPISSFSHFYDTPDLDEAAIIVDDALDIMESEHAGGLRMVYSSFKNPLAQIPKAVKLLPLDEFSRPDNDFFDFEPEIDVLFKDVLNSWLVAKVLLGMYETKVGELFSRQNAMKNATENAKNMIQQLTLVRNKLRQSNITQEIIEVVNGAEALNG, encoded by the coding sequence GTGAGCAAGGGTAAACTGCGTGCGATAAAGAAACGCATCGAGTCAACAAACTCGACGATGCAGATTACCCGCGCCATGGAGATGGTCGCGCGGGCAAAGATCAACAAGATTCAAAAGGGACTGAAATTTGTGAGGCTCTACGAAAGGGCTATGGAGAGAGCCTTAATCAGAGCTTACTTTGGTGATACAAGCCACCCGAAGATTGAGGGCGAAGGAGAGATTCTTCTGGTAATCAGTTCGGATATGGGCCTTGCGGGCGCTTTCAACGCCGAAATAATGAAAGCCGCCGAACGGGAGATAACTAACTCAGATATCAGGCACATTGTGACGGTAGGCATCAAGGCCGAAAGCTTTTTCAAGAAGGGTGACATACCTATCAGTTCTTTCAGCCATTTCTACGACACTCCCGATCTGGACGAAGCGGCCATAATAGTCGATGATGCTCTTGACATTATGGAGAGCGAGCACGCTGGGGGTCTAAGGATGGTCTACAGCAGTTTCAAGAACCCTCTGGCGCAAATACCGAAAGCTGTGAAGCTTCTTCCCCTTGATGAATTCAGCAGGCCCGACAACGATTTCTTTGACTTTGAGCCAGAGATCGATGTATTGTTCAAGGACGTCCTGAATTCCTGGCTGGTTGCAAAAGTTCTTCTTGGCATGTATGAAACAAAGGTCGGAGAACTATTTTCAAGACAAAATGCAATGAAGAACGCGACGGAAAACGCTAAGAACATGATTCAGCAGTTGACACTGGTCAGAAATAAACTGCGTCAGTCGAATATTACTCAAGAGATAATTGAGGTCGTTAACGGCGCTGAAGCACTAAACGGTTAA
- the atpA gene encoding F0F1 ATP synthase subunit alpha yields the protein MKISPSEITKVIQNQLEKTDIEFDYFEAGKVIQIGDGIARAYGLKGVMANELVKFDNGVYGLALNLEEDNVGIVILGGYKEIKEGDLVRRTARIMEVPTGPELLGRVVNPLGIPLDGKGPIDTKSFRPVDVKATGVVMRKPVDTPLQTGIKAIDATIPIGRGQRELIIGDRQTGKTAIAIDTIINQKGQNVKCIYVAIGQKTAALARIIDKLNQFGAMEYTTIVFASASDTAALSYLAPYAGAAMGEHFMFEGQDSLVIYDDLSKHASAYRELSLLLRRPPGREAYPGDVFYLHSRLLERAARLNENFGGGSLTALPIIETQANDVSAYIPTNVISITDGQIYLDPNLFYAGNRPAINVGLSVSRVGGAAQIKAMKKIAGSLRIELAQYRDLLSFAQFATELDKATRDQLTRGEKLTELLKQDQYVPMPVEEQVVVLYAGTKGYLDDLDTSRVSTFETTLLKTLRASYSNVLASIREKKVIEEETEKLLKKAIEETLKLFAERG from the coding sequence GTGAAGATCAGTCCATCTGAGATCACGAAAGTAATACAGAATCAGCTAGAGAAGACTGACATAGAGTTTGATTATTTTGAAGCCGGAAAGGTAATTCAGATCGGCGATGGCATAGCGAGAGCCTATGGTCTGAAAGGGGTTATGGCAAACGAACTTGTCAAGTTCGATAACGGTGTCTACGGTCTTGCACTGAACCTTGAAGAGGACAACGTTGGTATCGTTATTCTTGGGGGATACAAAGAGATAAAAGAAGGAGACCTGGTTCGAAGAACGGCCAGAATTATGGAAGTCCCTACGGGACCCGAGCTTCTCGGTAGAGTGGTTAATCCCCTGGGAATTCCACTGGATGGAAAGGGACCGATCGATACGAAGAGCTTCAGACCTGTCGACGTAAAGGCAACAGGTGTCGTCATGAGAAAGCCAGTAGACACCCCTCTTCAGACGGGAATAAAGGCGATAGATGCTACGATCCCAATTGGCCGTGGCCAGAGAGAGCTAATTATTGGAGACAGACAGACAGGTAAGACAGCAATAGCTATCGATACGATTATCAATCAGAAAGGTCAGAACGTTAAGTGCATATATGTTGCTATCGGCCAGAAAACGGCAGCCCTTGCAAGGATTATCGACAAGCTTAATCAGTTTGGGGCAATGGAATATACAACGATAGTCTTCGCTTCAGCTTCAGACACTGCCGCGCTTTCTTATCTGGCACCCTATGCAGGAGCTGCGATGGGCGAACACTTCATGTTCGAAGGACAGGATTCGCTCGTGATCTATGACGATCTTTCAAAACACGCATCTGCTTACAGAGAACTATCTCTACTTCTCAGAAGGCCGCCTGGAAGAGAAGCCTATCCCGGAGATGTCTTTTACCTGCATTCAAGATTGCTTGAGAGAGCCGCCAGACTCAACGAGAATTTCGGCGGTGGCTCTTTGACTGCCCTGCCGATAATTGAGACACAGGCAAATGACGTTTCCGCATACATACCGACAAACGTCATATCAATTACGGATGGGCAGATCTACCTGGATCCCAACCTCTTCTATGCCGGTAACAGGCCCGCAATAAACGTTGGATTGTCGGTTTCAAGGGTAGGGGGCGCTGCGCAGATCAAAGCCATGAAGAAGATTGCCGGCAGTTTGAGAATTGAGCTGGCCCAGTATAGAGACTTGCTTTCCTTTGCACAGTTCGCTACGGAACTCGACAAGGCAACCAGAGACCAGTTGACGAGGGGAGAAAAGCTAACCGAGCTTCTCAAGCAAGACCAGTACGTGCCGATGCCGGTAGAAGAGCAAGTAGTCGTTCTCTATGCCGGCACGAAAGGTTACCTTGACGACCTTGATACTTCCAGGGTATCGACATTCGAGACTACTCTTTTGAAAACCTTGCGAGCTTCCTATTCGAATGTTTTGGCTTCCATAAGAGAGAAGAAGGTCATCGAAGAAGAGACGGAGAAGCTTTTGAAGAAGGCTATCGAGGAAACCTTGAAACTCTTTGCAGAGCGAGGATGA
- the atpH gene encoding ATP synthase F1 subunit delta — MKRILSLASKYANALFDSLPSENRETALSQLQQLSQSISNEELSKFLFDPTVQGEKKTGILLSFVQRPLKQIERLAALLVSMKRLELLPDIENAFSARLLVEGRMINVEVDSAVELTSEEEEAILEKVREKTGMQGLLKVTVDPSLIAGYVIRFSDEVIDTSLSGRLKRVSQELRSGPREVIE, encoded by the coding sequence GTGAAGAGAATTCTTTCGCTGGCTTCGAAGTATGCTAACGCTCTTTTCGATAGTCTGCCTTCAGAAAACCGAGAGACAGCTCTTTCTCAACTTCAGCAACTCTCTCAGAGCATCTCGAACGAGGAGCTCTCGAAGTTTCTTTTCGATCCCACAGTTCAGGGTGAAAAAAAGACGGGAATACTCCTGAGTTTTGTCCAAAGACCTCTGAAGCAGATCGAAAGATTGGCAGCGCTTCTGGTTTCGATGAAGAGGCTTGAGCTCCTTCCCGACATCGAGAACGCTTTTTCCGCAAGGCTCCTAGTTGAAGGCAGAATGATAAATGTTGAGGTCGATTCTGCAGTTGAACTTACTTCAGAAGAGGAAGAGGCCATACTGGAGAAGGTAAGAGAAAAAACAGGGATGCAGGGTTTGTTGAAAGTAACTGTGGATCCTTCGTTGATTGCGGGATACGTAATTAGATTCAGTGATGAGGTAATCGACACTAGTCTCAGTGGTCGTTTAAAAAGAGTGAGCCAGGAGCTGCGCTCGGGCCCTCGGGAGGTGATTGAGTGA
- the atpF gene encoding F0F1 ATP synthase subunit B, with protein MIELNLTAILSILNFLLLFFVLKKLLFDKFFDIMKQRKEKISGEIAEAEKLRTEANDLKREYEAKIQEARSSSNEIISQAERQAEEIVRQAREGAQQEIQRMYKAAELQIQREREEAAGEIKGAIVTAAVAMVGKFLQKDMDEAARKQYARRILESMGDKE; from the coding sequence TTGATTGAACTGAATTTGACAGCCATATTGTCGATACTGAACTTTTTGCTGCTCTTTTTCGTTCTGAAGAAGCTTCTTTTCGACAAGTTCTTCGATATCATGAAGCAGCGAAAAGAGAAAATCAGCGGTGAAATTGCCGAGGCCGAAAAGCTGAGAACTGAAGCAAACGACCTCAAGAGAGAATACGAGGCGAAGATTCAAGAGGCGCGATCATCCTCCAATGAGATAATCTCACAGGCCGAGAGACAGGCAGAGGAAATCGTGAGACAGGCCAGAGAAGGAGCGCAGCAGGAAATACAGAGGATGTACAAGGCTGCAGAACTGCAGATTCAACGGGAGCGAGAAGAGGCCGCCGGTGAAATTAAGGGTGCGATAGTAACTGCTGCAGTTGCCATGGTGGGGAAATTTCTCCAGAAGGATATGGACGAGGCTGCGAGAAAACAGTACGCCAGGAGAATTCTTGAGAGCATGGGGGATAAGGAGTGA
- a CDS encoding F0F1 ATP synthase subunit C, which produces MDIGEGLMMMGKFIGAGLAMGIGAIGPGIGEGRVGASAMEAMARQPEMIGTLTTRMILADAIAETTGIYSLVIAFMILLVV; this is translated from the coding sequence GTGGATATTGGTGAAGGCTTGATGATGATGGGAAAGTTTATTGGCGCTGGACTTGCGATGGGTATTGGGGCTATCGGACCGGGAATCGGTGAAGGTAGAGTCGGTGCGAGTGCGATGGAAGCAATGGCGCGACAACCTGAAATGATAGGAACCCTGACAACAAGAATGATTCTCGCAGACGCGATTGCAGAGACTACCGGCATTTATTCGCTCGTTATTGCGTTTATGATTCTCCTGGTAGTGTGA
- the atpB gene encoding F0F1 ATP synthase subunit A, with amino-acid sequence MNLNLTKSDKIFLGVISGGYIAVLIYMVVTDYKFQLEGVGQRWIYQLPFGEGPLSRVNPLTIIMTWVVMGLIIFMVTRVKVFKIIPGKKQSLLESLLEYVYDLVKDSVTRKEYVRPIFDIAASLFLFILVSNIIGSFPGINAFPTENGGVTFTILADTWYAPTSDLNMNLMLALFVFVMSHVYAIRVKGLKSWVKSFFEPIWWMFPINIIGEIAKPISHALRLFGNIMGGAILVLILGYLVKYFVLPAALWGIFGLFFGAIQALIFTILAIAYISSLIE; translated from the coding sequence GTGAATCTTAATCTCACTAAATCCGACAAGATATTCCTCGGAGTTATTTCTGGAGGATATATCGCCGTTCTCATATATATGGTTGTCACAGACTACAAGTTCCAGCTTGAGGGCGTTGGTCAGCGATGGATCTATCAGCTTCCCTTTGGAGAAGGTCCTCTCAGCAGGGTAAACCCCTTAACGATAATCATGACCTGGGTAGTAATGGGTCTGATAATATTTATGGTAACAAGAGTGAAGGTCTTCAAGATTATCCCGGGTAAGAAACAGAGTCTTCTCGAGTCTCTCCTCGAATACGTTTACGATCTTGTGAAGGATTCAGTGACTAGAAAGGAATACGTCAGGCCGATCTTCGATATTGCGGCCTCACTTTTCCTTTTCATTCTGGTCTCGAATATTATCGGCAGTTTCCCTGGAATAAATGCCTTCCCTACGGAAAACGGAGGGGTCACATTCACGATCCTCGCCGATACGTGGTATGCTCCTACATCGGACCTCAACATGAATCTCATGCTCGCTTTATTCGTGTTCGTCATGAGTCATGTGTACGCAATAAGAGTCAAGGGTCTGAAGAGCTGGGTCAAAAGTTTCTTCGAACCCATTTGGTGGATGTTTCCGATAAACATAATCGGTGAAATCGCAAAACCGATTTCTCATGCGCTCAGGCTCTTCGGGAACATAATGGGAGGGGCAATTCTAGTACTGATTCTTGGTTACCTTGTCAAATACTTTGTTTTGCCGGCAGCTCTGTGGGGAATATTCGGGCTTTTCTTCGGGGCGATACAGGCGTTGATATTTACAATACTCGCAATTGCATATATTAGCTCATTAATAGAGTAA
- a CDS encoding AtpZ/AtpI family protein codes for MNEKNKINWTALSTLYQFAVIVIANIVVSGGIGYLLYRFLGMGKVWISFFLLFGAFSGIYNGIRYLLKEAERYDRDKDNDDKNSDNTGSPGNS; via the coding sequence TTGAATGAGAAAAACAAAATAAACTGGACGGCGCTGTCAACGCTTTATCAGTTTGCAGTTATTGTGATCGCGAACATAGTGGTTTCGGGGGGTATAGGATACCTACTGTATAGGTTCCTCGGAATGGGTAAGGTATGGATTTCTTTTTTCCTACTTTTCGGAGCCTTCTCGGGCATATATAATGGAATAAGATATCTATTGAAAGAGGCAGAACGATATGATAGAGACAAGGACAATGATGATAAAAACAGCGACAATACTGGCAGCCCTGGCAATAGTTGA